The uncultured Hyphomonas sp. genome includes a window with the following:
- a CDS encoding Kazal-type serine protease inhibitor domain-containing protein, which produces MRLAVLLFFPMFLAGCAWFLEPGVVPDRAVPPDEVAAPDQIPTASEGAMCGGIAAIQCEEGLTCIYDDGVCRSMADGAGTCRKTGPICTKEYRPVCGCDGKTYGNRCEAYAAGVSVALPGECAVKES; this is translated from the coding sequence ATGCGCCTCGCCGTTCTTCTGTTTTTCCCAATGTTTCTGGCCGGTTGCGCGTGGTTTCTCGAACCGGGCGTCGTGCCGGACCGGGCCGTGCCGCCGGATGAAGTGGCCGCGCCAGACCAGATACCGACCGCCAGCGAAGGCGCCATGTGCGGTGGCATTGCCGCTATTCAGTGTGAAGAGGGCCTGACTTGCATTTATGACGACGGGGTTTGCCGCTCCATGGCAGACGGCGCCGGCACCTGCAGGAAGACCGGCCCGATCTGTACCAAGGAATACCGCCCGGTCTGCGGCTGCGACGGCAAGACCTATGGCAATCGTTGCGAAGCCTATGCCGCTGGCGTCAGCGTCGCCCTGCCCGGCGAATGTGCGGTGAAAGAGAGCTGA
- the rplO gene encoding 50S ribosomal protein L15 yields the protein MKLNELSPAEGSTKQRMRIGRGVGSGKGKTGGRGVKGQKARSGVAINGFEGGQMPIYMRLPKRGFTPRGQKTTSWVNLGRLAKAVEAGKLDPSNVTEETLVASGLVRNVRDGVRLLAKGAAPKNLNITVTGASKAAIEAVEKAGGKVTVTGAVKDTAAE from the coding sequence ATGAAACTCAACGAACTGTCCCCCGCTGAAGGCTCCACCAAGCAGCGTATGCGCATTGGCCGCGGCGTTGGCTCGGGCAAGGGCAAGACGGGCGGCCGCGGCGTGAAAGGCCAGAAGGCCCGTTCCGGCGTTGCCATCAATGGCTTCGAAGGCGGCCAGATGCCGATCTACATGCGCCTGCCGAAGCGTGGTTTCACGCCGCGCGGCCAGAAGACGACGTCCTGGGTCAACCTGGGCCGCCTCGCCAAGGCTGTCGAAGCCGGCAAGCTGGACCCGTCCAACGTGACCGAAGAGACGCTTGTCGCCTCCGGCCTCGTGCGTAACGTCCGTGACGGCGTTCGCCTGCTGGCCAAGGGCGCTGCCCCGAAAAACCTCAACATTACTGTGACCGGCGCTTCCAAAGCGGCGATCGAGGCTGTTGAGAAGGCCGGCGGCAAGGTGACTGTTACGGGTGCCGTAAAAGACACGGCTGCAGAATAA
- a CDS encoding DNA-directed RNA polymerase subunit alpha has product MAENTAVNDRNWKELIRPNRPVVQAGYDPKRKAKLVIEPLERGYGTTLGNALRRVLLSSLQGAAIIGVQIDNVVHEFSAIPGVREDVTTIVLNLKQVAIFMEGDTSKRMVLKATGPGEVKAGQIETSGDTKILNPDHVICTLDDGAEVRMEFTVDTGKGYVPAEAHRPEDAPIGYIPIDAIYSPVRRVGYQVEDTREGTKLDFDKLTLDIETDGSVTPEDAVAYAARILQDQLQLFINFEEPTLEAGTQTEETDLGFNPVLLKKVDELELSVRSANCLKNDNIVYIGDLIQKSEAEMLRTPNFGRKSLNEIKEVLAGLGLHLGMEVPDWPPEDIEGLAKKYDDHL; this is encoded by the coding sequence ATGGCAGAGAACACCGCCGTCAACGACCGTAACTGGAAAGAACTGATCCGCCCGAACCGTCCGGTGGTTCAGGCTGGATACGACCCGAAGCGCAAGGCGAAGCTCGTCATCGAGCCGCTGGAGCGTGGCTATGGTACGACGCTGGGCAACGCCCTGCGCCGCGTGCTGCTGTCCTCTCTGCAGGGCGCTGCCATCATTGGCGTCCAGATTGACAACGTCGTTCACGAATTCTCCGCCATCCCGGGCGTCCGCGAAGACGTCACCACGATCGTCCTGAACCTCAAGCAGGTCGCGATCTTCATGGAAGGTGACACCAGCAAGCGCATGGTCCTGAAGGCCACTGGCCCGGGCGAAGTGAAAGCCGGCCAGATCGAAACCTCGGGCGACACAAAGATCCTCAACCCGGATCACGTGATCTGCACGCTGGACGATGGCGCCGAAGTCCGTATGGAATTCACCGTCGACACCGGCAAGGGCTATGTCCCGGCTGAAGCGCACCGTCCGGAAGATGCTCCGATCGGTTATATCCCGATCGACGCCATCTATTCGCCGGTCCGCCGTGTTGGCTACCAGGTGGAAGACACCCGTGAAGGCACGAAGCTGGACTTCGACAAACTGACCCTCGACATCGAAACCGATGGCTCGGTCACGCCGGAAGATGCTGTCGCTTATGCCGCACGCATCCTGCAGGACCAGCTGCAGCTCTTCATCAACTTCGAAGAGCCGACGCTGGAAGCCGGCACCCAGACAGAAGAAACCGACCTCGGCTTCAACCCGGTCCTCCTCAAGAAGGTGGACGAGCTGGAACTGTCCGTGCGTTCGGCAAACTGCCTGAAGAACGACAACATTGTTTACATTGGCGACCTGATCCAGAAGTCGGAAGCGGAAATGCTGCGCACCCCGAACTTCGGCCGCAAGTCGCTGAACGAAATCAAGGAAGTCCTCGCTGGTCTTGGCCTGCACCTCGGCATGGAAGTGCCGGACTGGCCGCCGGAAGACATCGAAGGCCTTGCCAAGAAATACGACGACCACCTCTAG
- a CDS encoding RtcB family protein gives MSQFEVIETSAGGRIKAWVKGVPVESQARTQLENVAGLPFIHSHLAVMPDVHFGRGATVGSVIPTKRAIIPAAVGVDIGCGMMAVRTSLTANDLPESLSAIRSEIERKVPVGNGRGGNHKEAPARAATALRASGLADKLDVILRKHKRIQRTAFAKQLGTLGGGNHFIELCLDEVDRVWVMLHSGSRGTGNILGTYFIQEAREALEKRVLGYHVPDRDLAFFVEGEDLFDDYTMAVGWAQDYARLNREVMMDRVLLALRDFFPGFSLEKEAVNCHHNYVEREHHFGADVWVTRKGAVRAGAGDLGIIPGSMGAKSFIVRGKGNADSFCSCSHGAGRAMSRSEAKRTFTVEDHLMATDGVECRKDSGVIDETPMAYKDIDTVMAAQTDLVEIVHTLKQVVCVKG, from the coding sequence ATGAGCCAATTTGAAGTGATTGAAACCAGCGCCGGCGGGCGCATCAAGGCCTGGGTGAAAGGCGTGCCTGTCGAATCGCAGGCGCGCACGCAGCTTGAGAATGTTGCGGGCCTGCCCTTCATTCACTCGCACCTTGCCGTGATGCCCGACGTCCATTTCGGGCGCGGGGCGACAGTCGGGTCGGTGATCCCCACAAAGCGGGCAATCATTCCCGCCGCTGTCGGCGTCGATATCGGGTGCGGAATGATGGCGGTGCGCACAAGCCTTACGGCGAATGATCTGCCGGAGAGCCTGTCGGCCATCCGCAGTGAGATCGAGCGCAAGGTGCCGGTGGGCAATGGCCGCGGTGGCAACCACAAGGAAGCGCCCGCCCGTGCGGCCACAGCCCTTCGTGCGTCCGGCCTCGCCGACAAGCTCGATGTGATCCTCCGCAAGCACAAGCGGATCCAGCGTACGGCCTTTGCCAAACAGCTGGGCACGCTTGGCGGCGGGAACCACTTCATTGAGCTTTGTCTCGACGAAGTGGACCGTGTGTGGGTGATGCTGCATTCCGGATCCCGCGGCACGGGGAACATCCTCGGCACCTACTTCATCCAGGAGGCCCGCGAGGCACTGGAGAAAAGGGTGCTCGGCTATCACGTCCCCGACCGGGACCTCGCCTTCTTTGTGGAAGGGGAAGACCTGTTCGATGACTACACGATGGCCGTCGGTTGGGCGCAGGACTATGCGCGCCTTAACCGCGAAGTGATGATGGACCGCGTGCTGCTTGCTTTGCGCGATTTCTTCCCTGGCTTCTCGCTGGAGAAGGAAGCGGTGAACTGCCACCACAATTATGTGGAGCGGGAACACCACTTCGGCGCAGATGTCTGGGTGACCCGCAAAGGCGCTGTGCGTGCCGGTGCAGGCGACCTCGGCATCATTCCCGGCTCGATGGGGGCGAAGTCCTTTATCGTGCGCGGGAAGGGCAATGCGGACTCATTCTGCTCCTGCTCGCACGGGGCAGGGCGGGCCATGAGCCGGTCGGAAGCCAAGCGGACCTTCACTGTGGAGGACCACCTCATGGCGACCGATGGCGTGGAATGCCGGAAAGACTCCGGCGTCATTGATGAAACGCCGATGGCCTACAAGGACATCGACACCGTCATGGCCGCGCAGACCGACCTTGTGGAGATTGTCCACACACTGAAACAGGTTGTTTGCGTCAAAGGCTGA
- a CDS encoding HD domain-containing protein — protein sequence MADGQGAAQSAKFTQMLDGTQEDWDIIAKNARAFNKGLAKRVLDHLRLLDGDFGGYPIDRLEHSLQTATRAHRDGRDEEYVVCALLHDIGDTLGSMNHPDVAAAILKPFVSEENLWMVANHGAFQGYYFFEYLGLDKNMRDQFKDSPHYQRCAEFCHKYDQAAFDPDYESEPLEFFEPMVERVFSKPKNSMYLKAMKGVE from the coding sequence ATGGCGGACGGACAGGGCGCGGCCCAAAGCGCGAAATTCACGCAAATGCTGGATGGCACCCAGGAAGACTGGGATATCATCGCGAAGAATGCGCGGGCGTTCAACAAAGGCCTCGCGAAACGGGTTCTGGATCATCTGCGCCTGTTGGACGGGGATTTCGGCGGCTATCCCATCGACCGTCTGGAGCATTCCCTGCAGACGGCGACGCGTGCGCACCGCGACGGGCGGGACGAGGAATATGTCGTCTGCGCGCTGCTGCACGATATCGGCGACACGCTGGGCAGCATGAACCACCCGGACGTGGCCGCGGCGATCCTGAAGCCCTTCGTGTCGGAGGAAAACCTCTGGATGGTCGCCAATCACGGCGCGTTCCAAGGCTATTACTTCTTCGAGTATCTCGGCCTCGACAAGAACATGCGTGACCAGTTCAAGGACAGCCCGCACTATCAGCGCTGCGCTGAGTTCTGCCACAAATACGATCAGGCCGCCTTCGATCCGGACTATGAAAGCGAGCCGCTGGAATTCTTCGAACCGATGGTGGAGCGCGTTTTCTCCAAGCCCAAGAACTCCATGTATCTGAAGGCCATGAAGGGCGTAGAATAG
- the secY gene encoding preprotein translocase subunit SecY, whose translation MANAAEQMARNVNLGTFAKAKDLQNRILFTLGMLLLYRLGTFIPIPGLDPVAYASIFESQSGGLLGNMNMFAGGAVERMGVFALNVMPYITASIIIQMMTQASPTLEKLKKEGEAGRKQINQYTRYLTLAFALVQSFAISSGLSHVRIDGIAAPFFILTGVVTLTGGTMLLMWMGEQITARGIGNGVSLIIFAGIVAELPKAIVNLIAQARATSVNVVFVIAIAAMVIALVVFIVFMERSQRRLLIQYPKRQQAHGVAQGQKSFLPLKINTAGVIPPIFASALLMLPLTVVGFMGGNAAGAAADTDVNGVLSWLAANFSAGTWTHIISYCVLVIFFTFFYTSIMFNPEETADNLRKYGGFIPGIRPGSNTAAYFDYVLTRLTVIGALYLTFVCVLPELLRRYYPEIPFYIGGTSLLIVVSVTMDTVTQIQSHLIAHQYEGMIKKSKLGGRKK comes from the coding sequence ATGGCCAATGCCGCAGAACAGATGGCTCGCAATGTAAATCTCGGAACCTTCGCCAAGGCCAAGGATCTGCAGAATCGCATCCTGTTTACTCTGGGCATGTTGCTGCTCTACCGGCTTGGTACATTCATCCCGATCCCGGGGCTCGATCCGGTCGCCTACGCGTCGATCTTTGAAAGCCAGTCCGGCGGCCTGCTGGGCAACATGAACATGTTTGCCGGCGGCGCGGTGGAGCGGATGGGCGTTTTCGCCCTGAACGTGATGCCTTACATTACCGCCTCCATCATCATCCAGATGATGACACAGGCCTCTCCGACGCTTGAGAAGCTGAAGAAGGAAGGCGAGGCGGGCCGCAAGCAGATCAACCAGTATACCCGCTACCTGACGCTGGCGTTCGCGCTGGTTCAGTCCTTCGCGATTTCTTCCGGCCTGTCGCATGTCCGCATCGACGGTATTGCCGCGCCATTCTTCATCCTCACCGGCGTTGTCACCCTGACGGGCGGCACGATGCTGCTGATGTGGATGGGCGAACAGATTACCGCGCGCGGGATCGGCAACGGTGTCTCGCTCATCATCTTCGCCGGTATTGTGGCGGAACTGCCCAAGGCGATCGTGAACTTGATCGCTCAGGCACGCGCCACGTCGGTGAACGTGGTGTTTGTGATCGCCATCGCGGCAATGGTCATCGCTCTGGTTGTCTTCATCGTCTTCATGGAGCGCTCGCAGCGCCGGTTGCTGATCCAGTATCCGAAACGCCAGCAGGCGCATGGTGTCGCGCAGGGGCAGAAGAGTTTCCTACCGCTGAAGATCAACACGGCGGGTGTGATTCCGCCGATCTTCGCGTCCGCGCTGCTGATGCTGCCGCTGACCGTTGTCGGCTTCATGGGCGGCAATGCGGCAGGGGCGGCGGCGGACACCGACGTGAACGGGGTCCTTTCCTGGCTTGCGGCAAACTTCTCCGCGGGCACGTGGACCCACATCATTTCCTATTGTGTGCTCGTGATCTTCTTCACGTTCTTCTACACCTCGATCATGTTCAATCCCGAGGAAACGGCCGATAACCTCCGGAAATATGGCGGTTTTATCCCGGGCATCCGTCCTGGTTCGAACACCGCGGCCTACTTCGACTATGTGCTGACTCGCCTGACCGTTATCGGTGCGCTCTATTTGACCTTTGTCTGTGTTCTGCCCGAGCTGTTGCGGCGCTATTACCCGGAGATCCCATTCTATATCGGGGGTACGTCGCTGCTGATCGTGGTGTCAGTGACCATGGACACCGTGACGCAGATACAGTCGCATTTGATTGCGCATCAATATGAAGGCATGATCAAGAAGTCGAAGCTCGGGGGCCGTAAGAAATGA
- the rpsM gene encoding 30S ribosomal protein S13 — protein sequence MARIAGVNIPTNKRVVIALRYIHGIGPTFAKEICEKVGVDESRRVTELTDAEVIKIRETIDSDYMVEGDLRRDTSMNIKRLMDLGCYRGLRHRRKLPVRGQRTHTNARTRKGPAKPIAGKKK from the coding sequence TTGGCCCGTATTGCAGGCGTAAATATCCCGACCAACAAGCGCGTCGTCATTGCGCTGCGGTACATCCACGGCATCGGCCCGACCTTCGCAAAGGAAATTTGCGAGAAGGTGGGGGTCGACGAGTCGCGCCGCGTGACCGAACTGACCGACGCTGAAGTGATCAAGATCCGCGAAACGATCGACTCCGATTACATGGTCGAAGGCGACCTGCGCCGCGATACCTCCATGAACATCAAGCGCCTGATGGATCTCGGCTGCTATCGTGGTCTGCGTCATCGCCGTAAGCTGCCGGTTCGCGGTCAGCGCACGCACACAAATGCTCGTACCCGCAAGGGCCCGGCCAAGCCGATCGCCGGCAAGAAGAAGTAA
- the rpmD gene encoding 50S ribosomal protein L30: MSKSKLTVRQTGSPIGRKPEQRQTLVGLGLNKVGRTKELEDTPAVRGMIRKVAHLVEVVGE, translated from the coding sequence ATGTCGAAATCCAAACTTACCGTCCGCCAGACCGGCAGCCCGATCGGCCGCAAGCCCGAGCAGCGCCAGACGCTGGTCGGCCTCGGCCTGAACAAGGTTGGCCGGACCAAGGAACTCGAAGACACTCCGGCCGTGCGCGGCATGATCCGCAAAGTGGCCCACCTGGTCGAGGTGGTCGGCGAATAA
- a CDS encoding VOC family protein — MLAYVTLGSNDTDKACAFYDAVLGEMGAKQVFNNGRLYFYGTGPGAPMLAIGGPYDEKAASCGNGVMPAIAAPDNATVDKVYNKAIELGAQDEGAPGQRMPTFYGAYFRDPDGNKICVCKLG; from the coding sequence ATGCTCGCCTATGTCACGCTCGGCTCCAATGATACCGATAAGGCTTGCGCTTTTTACGACGCGGTTCTCGGGGAAATGGGGGCCAAACAGGTCTTCAATAATGGCCGCCTCTATTTCTACGGCACCGGCCCGGGCGCGCCCATGCTGGCGATTGGCGGCCCGTACGATGAAAAGGCGGCCAGCTGCGGCAATGGCGTAATGCCGGCGATCGCCGCGCCGGACAATGCGACGGTCGACAAGGTCTACAACAAGGCCATCGAACTCGGCGCGCAGGACGAAGGCGCCCCCGGCCAGCGCATGCCCACCTTCTACGGCGCCTATTTCCGCGACCCCGACGGCAACAAGATCTGCGTCTGCAAACTGGGCTGA
- the rplR gene encoding 50S ribosomal protein L18 has product MKSSREKMQRRAQRVRTKLRKVAEGRPRLSVARSHKNISAQIIDDEKGITLASASTLEKDVLGGAKTGADTSAAAQVGKVLAERAKKAGVEDVVFDRGGYMFHGRVKALADAAREGGLKF; this is encoded by the coding sequence ATGAAAAGCTCACGCGAAAAGATGCAGCGCCGCGCCCAGAGGGTCCGCACCAAGCTCCGGAAGGTCGCCGAAGGCCGTCCGCGCCTGTCGGTTGCGCGCAGCCACAAGAACATCTCCGCCCAGATCATCGACGACGAAAAGGGCATCACGCTCGCTTCGGCTTCGACGCTGGAAAAAGACGTTCTCGGCGGCGCCAAGACAGGTGCCGACACGTCCGCAGCGGCTCAGGTCGGCAAGGTCCTGGCAGAGCGCGCCAAGAAAGCCGGTGTTGAAGACGTCGTCTTCGACCGGGGCGGCTACATGTTCCACGGCCGGGTGAAAGCCCTGGCAGACGCCGCCCGTGAGGGCGGTCTCAAATTCTAA
- the rplQ gene encoding 50S ribosomal protein L17, whose amino-acid sequence MRHRLGYRKLNKTTSHRKAMFANMAASLIEHEQIVTTLPKAKEMAPLMDKLVTLAKKGDLASRRAALSKVRDEAAVRKLFDVFGDRYKDRNGGYTRVLKAGFRHGDNAPVAVLEMVDRDESAKGAADKARYEAELEAGE is encoded by the coding sequence ATGCGCCATCGCCTTGGATACCGCAAACTGAACAAGACGACTTCGCACCGCAAGGCGATGTTCGCCAATATGGCTGCAAGCCTGATCGAGCATGAGCAGATCGTTACGACCCTGCCCAAAGCGAAGGAAATGGCGCCTCTGATGGACAAGCTGGTGACGCTGGCCAAGAAGGGTGACCTCGCTTCGCGCCGTGCCGCCCTGTCGAAGGTCCGTGATGAGGCCGCTGTCCGCAAGCTGTTCGACGTGTTCGGCGATCGCTACAAGGATCGCAACGGCGGCTACACCCGCGTGCTGAAAGCCGGCTTCCGCCATGGCGACAATGCACCGGTTGCTGTCCTTGAAATGGTCGACCGTGACGAGTCCGCCAAAGGCGCCGCCGACAAGGCCCGCTACGAGGCTGAACTCGAAGCCGGCGAATAA
- the rplF gene encoding 50S ribosomal protein L6: MSRIGKLPIEIPAGTTVSVEGQTIKAKGPKGELSLTIAEVITPKLEGNELTVTPRDDLMKAANDRIEAETARGKRPPTLAQALDPVARTQWGTARSRAANMIEGVSKGYEKTLELVGVGYRAQMQGKDVKLALGFSHDVVYSAPDGITLSTSKPTEVVIAGADKQVVGQVASEIRKYRSPEPYKGKGIRYAGEYVRRKEGKKK; the protein is encoded by the coding sequence ATGTCACGTATTGGAAAACTCCCGATTGAGATCCCGGCCGGCACCACGGTGTCGGTGGAAGGACAGACGATCAAGGCAAAAGGTCCGAAGGGCGAACTGTCCCTGACGATTGCTGAAGTCATCACGCCGAAACTGGAAGGCAATGAGCTGACCGTGACGCCGCGCGATGACCTCATGAAGGCTGCCAATGATCGCATCGAGGCCGAGACAGCCCGCGGCAAGCGTCCTCCGACGCTCGCTCAGGCCCTCGACCCGGTCGCCCGCACCCAGTGGGGCACGGCGCGTTCGCGCGCAGCCAACATGATTGAAGGCGTGTCCAAGGGCTACGAGAAGACGCTCGAACTTGTCGGCGTCGGTTATCGTGCCCAGATGCAGGGTAAGGATGTGAAACTGGCCCTCGGCTTCTCGCACGATGTGGTCTACTCGGCGCCGGACGGCATCACGCTGTCTACGTCCAAGCCGACGGAAGTCGTCATTGCCGGCGCTGACAAGCAGGTTGTCGGCCAGGTCGCTTCCGAGATCCGCAAGTACCGTTCGCCGGAGCCTTATAAAGGCAAGGGCATCCGTTACGCGGGCGAATATGTCCGCCGTAAGGAAGGCAAGAAGAAGTAA
- a CDS encoding adenylate kinase: MNLILFGPPAAGKGTQAKRLVEERGFIQLSTGDMLRAARASGSELGQRVATIMDEGGLVSDEIVIALIDEQLTANQGAAGFIFDGFPRTVGQAAALDELLKSRGTEVNRVVRLVVDDEQLLARVTKRFEEQGRKDDNPETFSKRLEKYYEDTAPLVPIYAERSILTEVDGMASIEEVATQIDAALKETA; the protein is encoded by the coding sequence ATGAACCTAATTCTGTTCGGGCCGCCTGCGGCCGGGAAGGGGACGCAGGCGAAACGTTTGGTAGAGGAGCGCGGTTTCATCCAGCTCTCCACCGGCGACATGCTGCGCGCCGCTCGCGCGTCAGGCTCTGAACTGGGTCAGCGCGTCGCGACCATCATGGACGAAGGCGGTCTCGTGTCCGACGAGATCGTGATTGCCCTGATCGATGAACAGCTGACGGCCAACCAGGGCGCAGCCGGCTTCATCTTCGATGGCTTCCCGCGGACCGTCGGCCAGGCGGCTGCTCTGGACGAGCTTCTGAAGTCGCGTGGTACGGAAGTGAACCGTGTTGTCCGCCTGGTGGTCGATGACGAGCAGCTTCTGGCCCGTGTGACCAAGCGTTTCGAAGAGCAGGGGCGCAAGGACGACAATCCGGAAACCTTCTCGAAACGTCTTGAGAAGTATTACGAGGATACTGCCCCGCTTGTGCCGATTTACGCTGAGCGGAGCATCCTGACGGAAGTCGACGGGATGGCCTCGATTGAAGAGGTTGCAACCCAGATTGACGCTGCGCTGAAAGAGACGGCATAA
- a CDS encoding SDR family NAD(P)-dependent oxidoreductase: MSDIRFDGRVAIVTGAGGGLGRCHALELARRGAKVVVNDLGASMDGSGGSSEAAEAVVKEIEALGGEAISNGSSVADEAGVQKMIDDTMAKWGRIDILIANAGILRDKSFSKMTTQDIDLVLAVHLRGTFLPVHAAWNIMKEQNFGRIVVTTSSTGLYGNFGQANYGAGKLGVVGMMNTLKIEGAKNDIKINAVCPVAATRMTEGLMPPEALEQLKPEYVTPGVMNLVKDDAPTGMILSAGAGAFSMARIVETRGAYVGQGEELTAEAVAAKWGEITDTSKTLDAFTSGGQHGANMFSLVAEGKGQG, from the coding sequence ATGTCTGACATCCGTTTTGACGGCCGCGTTGCCATCGTCACCGGCGCTGGTGGCGGTCTTGGCCGCTGCCACGCCCTCGAACTCGCCCGCCGCGGCGCAAAAGTCGTCGTCAACGACCTTGGCGCCTCGATGGACGGTTCCGGCGGCAGCTCTGAAGCCGCAGAAGCCGTGGTCAAGGAAATCGAGGCGCTGGGCGGCGAAGCCATCTCCAACGGCTCGTCCGTCGCTGACGAGGCCGGCGTGCAGAAAATGATCGATGACACGATGGCCAAATGGGGCCGCATCGACATCCTCATCGCCAATGCCGGCATCCTGCGCGACAAGTCCTTCTCCAAGATGACGACCCAGGACATCGACCTGGTCCTCGCCGTTCACCTGCGCGGCACCTTCCTGCCGGTGCACGCTGCCTGGAACATCATGAAGGAGCAGAATTTCGGCCGGATCGTCGTGACCACCTCCTCTACCGGCCTCTATGGCAACTTCGGCCAGGCCAACTATGGCGCCGGCAAGCTCGGCGTGGTCGGCATGATGAACACGCTGAAGATCGAAGGTGCGAAGAACGACATCAAGATCAACGCCGTCTGCCCGGTCGCCGCGACCCGCATGACCGAAGGCCTGATGCCGCCGGAAGCGCTGGAACAGCTGAAGCCGGAATATGTCACGCCGGGCGTGATGAACCTGGTGAAAGACGACGCCCCGACCGGCATGATCCTGTCGGCTGGTGCCGGTGCCTTCTCGATGGCCCGCATCGTCGAAACCCGCGGTGCCTATGTCGGCCAGGGCGAAGAGCTGACCGCCGAAGCCGTCGCCGCGAAGTGGGGCGAAATCACCGACACCAGCAAGACGCTCGACGCCTTCACCTCCGGCGGCCAGCACGGCGCGAACATGTTCTCGCTCGTTGCTGAAGGCAAAGGCCAGGGCTGA
- the rpsK gene encoding 30S ribosomal protein S11, translating into MARETTRVRRKERKNITSGVVHVNSSFNNTMVTITDAQGNTISWSSSGTMGFKGSRKSTPYAAQMAAEDAAKKAMEHGLQTVEVLVRGPGSGRESALRALQAAGLTVTAISDTTPIPHNGCRPPKRRRV; encoded by the coding sequence ATGGCTCGTGAGACGACCCGCGTCCGCCGCAAGGAGCGCAAGAACATCACTTCCGGTGTTGTTCATGTGAACTCCAGCTTCAACAACACGATGGTGACCATCACCGACGCGCAGGGGAATACCATCTCCTGGTCTTCGTCCGGCACGATGGGCTTCAAGGGGTCGCGTAAGTCGACGCCTTATGCTGCCCAGATGGCTGCTGAAGATGCCGCCAAGAAGGCCATGGAACACGGCCTGCAGACCGTTGAGGTCCTGGTGCGTGGTCCGGGGTCGGGCCGCGAGAGCGCTCTGCGTGCCCTTCAGGCTGCCGGCCTGACGGTCACGGCGATCAGCGACACCACGCCGATCCCGCACAATGGCTGCCGCCCGCCGAAACGCCGCCGCGTCTAA
- the rpsE gene encoding 30S ribosomal protein S5, which produces MAEERGRGRRNRDRDEEQSEFVDKLVGINRVAKTVKGGKNFGFAALVVVGDQKGRAGFGKGKAREVPEAIRKATEEAKRNMVRIPLREGRTLHHDGKGRWGAGKVVLRAAPPGTGVIAGGPMRAVMEVLGVQDVVGKSIGSSNPYNMVRATFDALTGQASPRSVASKRGLKVQDVVGRRTDGASEAGVIEA; this is translated from the coding sequence ATGGCTGAAGAAAGAGGAAGAGGCCGCCGGAATCGCGATCGCGACGAGGAGCAGTCTGAATTCGTCGACAAGCTGGTTGGCATCAACCGCGTCGCCAAGACCGTGAAGGGTGGTAAGAACTTCGGTTTCGCAGCCCTCGTCGTGGTGGGTGACCAGAAGGGCCGCGCCGGCTTCGGCAAGGGTAAAGCCCGCGAAGTGCCGGAAGCCATCCGCAAGGCAACGGAAGAAGCCAAGCGCAACATGGTTCGTATCCCGCTGCGCGAAGGCCGTACGCTGCATCATGACGGCAAAGGCCGTTGGGGTGCTGGCAAGGTCGTCCTGCGCGCGGCACCTCCCGGTACCGGCGTGATCGCTGGTGGTCCGATGCGTGCCGTGATGGAAGTGCTGGGCGTTCAGGACGTCGTCGGCAAGTCGATCGGTTCCTCGAACCCGTACAACATGGTTCGTGCTACCTTTGATGCGCTGACCGGGCAGGCGAGCCCGCGTTCCGTCGCTTCCAAGCGTGGCCTGAAAGTTCAGGACGTGGTTGGCCGCCGTACCGATGGTGCGTCGGAAGCCGGCGTCATTGAAGCCTGA